One window of the Trypanosoma brucei gambiense DAL972 chromosome 3, complete sequence genome contains the following:
- a CDS encoding kinesin, putative: MNTSACFTGSSGQSIPGMHQREEGRRRARVVFNDTSPPLVPAMMTHHCSGCSTNDKTMQRSGADGQFASQSVSWGFGSETSKSTRVSATPFTPNGDSESNITVVIRVRPPLPRELKENGRYTDVVRVSKDRSSITLCEPVDLSDNSDDNKTSGCFAEVYATQTFTFDYVHDRYDLQRDVYERSARSAVLSVVEGYNATLLAYGQTGAGKTYTMEGFAGEEQHGIIARAVEEIFSIIDDSRCGNVDYTIRASYMQIYNEVISDLLKPPGEEAPRSLVVRHTTRSGVHVDGLSEWNVCSPRDVYYLMERGTSRRATEATRMSELSSRSHAIFILTVETVKKDPVTGSVSSHRVGKLNIVDLAGSEKVRQSGVSGQRLEEARCINKSLHELGNVISALAQRKSCGKDNKDGGASRSSHVPFRNSVLTSVLRDSLGGNCKTTLIVCISPALESHAETLSTLLFANRAKNIRNTAVINEDTQHERQWSLPGQQDAMQLQSQQGLDVGLLSELQQSVRRAEEEREEVVEALQRSLCAHQHEQAVRMQLQRRLEELEAILRDSRGNEAGNGGCEEHVDPEEYMLGLEEIHHQWQVLQEEAMLSRYNELLVKHRDIVVDLTSKLSERDEIIRNLKEELITRESSEGLTESANDSVPPLVSPGEGVGKSSTALSREEAENCLRRLRVPKPRRDGSGTDMWYRSDTNPSVLLPPDEKILELLTFNHTKIQEVVAPQLDTESRREAAETYVTGGLKDQLAKVVQEAVERIAHQQVSSYFGKLSHAVKDKELQLLALRKDYSTLGRLMDASRAQQLPEALEAISYTRRYFDGQQETVRKAYEGSIEMLRRQLAEKEEKLLHLSGEIDVMRVESQKALEYCTSALQREELSEVCVALKLLQDHVAGEAKRSVERAVECAADACKGETHVGASSNPDTGFKGVELNPASSPEERFASATAVQSLEAQLLDLRSAHSKREEEWRRTLQERDNEISELLTRLNDAKGEDVRGKDAEISFLKRYVEMQKKDRRALQTIMEQRIKPKVDSICKSLEEGIHQQRGEECKRLRTEAQALQGLVSAAVKAMQS, encoded by the coding sequence ATGAACACTTCCGCGTGTTTTACAGGTTCAAGTGGACAATCAATACCGGGGATGCATCAACGGGAGGAGGGGCGGCGTCGTGCGCGAGTAGTTTTTAACGACACATCTCCGCCACTTGTGCCGGCGATGATGACACATCACTGCTCTGGGTGTAGTACTAATGACAAAACCATGCAGCGTAGTGGTGCTGACGGCCAATTCGCATCCCAATCTGTGAGCTGGGGCTTCGGGTCTGAGACTTCAAAATCTACCCGTGTCAGTGCAACTCCATTCACTCCAAATGGCGATAGTGAATCAAACATAACGGTTGTGATACGTGTACGCCCTCCGCTACCGCGTGAGCTCAAGGAAAACGGCCGGTACACTGATGTTGTGCGTGTTTCCAAGGATCGATCGTCCATTACATTGTGCGAACCAGTTGATCTGAGTGACAATAGCGATGACAACAAAACTAGTGGTTGCTTTGCAGAAGTTTACGCGACACAAACCTTTACGTTTGATTACGTGCACGACAGATATGATCTGCAACGGGATGTGTATGAGCGGAGTGCCCGTAGTGCCGTCCTATCCGTCGTGGAGGGTTATAACGCTACCTTGTTGGCGTATGGGCAGACGGGTGCaggaaaaacatacacaatgGAGGGGTTTGCTGGAGAGGAGCAGCATGGCATCATTGCCCGTGCTGTAGAGGAAATCTTCAGTATTATCGACGATAGTCGGTGTGGCAATGTGGATTACACCATCCGAGCGTcgtatatgcaaatatacaATGAGGTTATATCTGATTTATTAAAGCCACCGGGGGAGGAGGCACCACGGTCGTTGGTGGTGCGGCACACAACGCGGAGCGGTGTTCATGTTGATGGCCTCTCGGAATGGAATGTGTGTAGTCCACGAGACGTGTATTACCTTATGGAGCGCGGTACCTCAAGACGTGCCACGGAAGCAACCCGCATGAGCGAATTGTCCTCTCGCTCACACGCCATTTTCATCCTTACGGTGGAAACTGTAAAAAAGGACCCGGTAACTGGTTCGGTATCTTCTCACCGCGTGGGAAAGTTGAACATTGTGGACCTTGCCGGGAGCGAGAAGGTACGACAATCAGGCGTAAGCGGGCAACGACTGGAGGAGGCGAGGTGTATTAACAAATCCTTACACGAACTCGGCAACGTCATTTCGGCACTAGCTCAACGGAAGAGTTGTGGAAAAGACAACAAGGACGGTGGTGCATCGCGTAGTTCCCATGTTCCCTTCAGAAATTCTGTGCTCACGAGTGTGCTGCGGGACTCCCTTGGCGGTAACTGTAAGACCACTCTCATTGTGTGTATTTCACCTGCTCTGGAGTCTCATGCGGAAACTCTCTCAACACTTTTGTTTGCCAATCGCGCCAAAAACATACGAAATACCGCCGTTATTAATGAAGACACCCAGCACGAGAGGCAGTGGTCTCTACCCGGGCAGCAAGATGCGATGCAACTGCAGTCACAGCAGGGGTTAGATGTTGGGCTCCTGTCAGAGTTGCAGCAGAGTGTCCGccgtgcggaggaggagcgtgAGGAGGTTGTGGAAGCACTGCAAAGGTCTCTGTGTGCTCATCAACACGAGCAAGCTGTTCGCATGCAGCTGCAACGGCGACTGGAGGAACTAGAAGCGATTCTACGTGATAGCAGAGGGAATGAAGCTGGCAATGGCGGCTGTGAAGAGCACGTCGACCCAGAGGAATATATGCTTGGTCTCGAGGAGATtcaccaccaatggcaggtGCTTCAAGAGGAGGCGATGCTGAGCCGGTATAACGAGTTGCTCGTCAAACACAGGGATATTGTTGTGGACCTTACGTCGAAGCTCAGTGAAAGAGATGAAATTATTCGGAATTTGAAGGAAGAGTTAATCACTCGTGAAAGCTCTGAAGGGTTAACGGAAAGTGCGAATGACTCGGTGCCGCCGCTGGTTTCCCCTGGTGAAGGAGTTGGCAAATCCTCCACTGCTCTTTCAAGAGAGGAGGCGGAAAACTGCCTGCGACGTCTTCGTGTGCCGAAGCCGCGTCGTGATGGAAGTGGAACCGATATGTGGTACCGATCGGACACCAATCCCTCGGTGTTGCTACCACCAGATGAGAAGATATTGGAACTACTGACATTCAATCACACTAAAATTCAGGAGGTTGTGGCACCACAACTGGATACGGAGTCGCGGAGGGAAGCAGCAGAGACGTATGTGACCGGTGGTCTGAAGGACCAGTTGGCGAAAGTTGTACAGGAAGCTGTTGAAAGAATTGCCCACCAGCAGGTGAGCAGTTACTTCGGGAAACTTTCGCACGCCGTGAAGGACAAGGAATTGCAGTTGCTTGCACTAAGAAAAGATTACAGCACCCTTGGTAGGTTAATGGATGCGTCAAGGGCTCAGCAGTTGCCAGAGGCGCTGGAGGCCATTTCGTACACCCGGCGGTACTTCGACGGACAACAAGAGACGGTACGCAAAGCTTATGAGGGCTCAATAGAGATGTTGCGGCGACAATTAGcggagaaagaggagaaactTTTGCATTTGTCTGGCGAGATAGACGTCATGCGTGTTGAATCTCAGAAAGCCTTAGAATACTGCACGTCTGCACTGCAACGGGAGGAGCTTAGCGAAGTCTGTGTAGCGCTGAAGTTGCTTCAGGATCACGTGGCAGGCGAGGCGAAGCGTAGCGTGGAGAGGGCAGTGGAGTGCGCTGCGGATGCATGCAAAGGGGAAACTCACGTCGGCGCCTCTTCAAATCCTGACACTGGTTTCAAGGGTGTTGAGTTGAACCCTGCCTCTTCACCAGAAGAGAGATTTGCTTCAGCCACTGCAGTTCAGTCGTTGGAGGCGCAGTTGCTCGACTTGCGTAGTGCTCACTCGAAACGTGAGGAGGAGTGGCGCCGCACGCTGCAGGAGAGGGATAATGAGATATCGGAGTTGCTCACCAGGTTGAATGATGCAAAGGGCGAAGACGTCCGTGGAAAGGACGCAGAGATCAGCTTTCTCAAGAGGTATGTGGAAATGCAGAAAAAGGACCGCCGTGCATTGCAAACAATAATGGAGCAGCGTATCAAACCTAAAGTAGATTCAATTTGTAAGTCCCTTGAGGAGGGGATACACCAGCAGCGTGGGGAGGAATGCAAGCGTTTGCGCACGGAGGCTCAGGCACTGCAGGGTTTGGTGTCTGCTGCAGTGAAGGCGATGCAGTCATGA
- a CDS encoding protein kinase, putative — protein sequence MENIRRTNRKLGVGARGVVYEGYDEEKGCFVAVKEIPLYDGGVVAPEGGDGGDAFPQEPPVISDDMRAILQEIHLMERVQHPNLVTYYGARRSAVGVEIIMEYVNGGSLDGIIRRQGSLRENVVRSYARDLLEGLAYLHDTARICHRDIKPANVLITADGRCKLTDFGVSKLIDDTVGMHTTVGTPWYMAPEVVDSDRNVPNDTDDSPDAGGGDFDYRSNNDNKGGSSYTTAADVWSLGVTVYEMISGRKPFGGNMKNPAAVLFAIVSNNSGSPRLPVNCEGSPLLQDFLDLCFVRDPALRPSARELLSHRWLVDIPSPNKMKRAKGSLSLSGANACSNSRSGSGPGSLERQSGTADPKFGMMDMADLFSYVTELEGLSQPMSPLVTKSKKRRENSNGVADRGKDIQGGFFASDGHFVDLAMPRLLSSRSSKDPE from the coding sequence ATGGAGAACATCCGTAGGACGAATCGCAAGTTAGGCGTTGGGGCGAGAGGTGTCGTTTACGAGGGTTACGATGAGGAAAAAGGTTGTTTCGTTGCCGTGAAGGAAATTCCTCTGTACGACGGTGGTGTTGTCGCACCGGAAGGTGGGGATGGGGGAGATGCATTTCCTCAGGAACCTCCTGTTATCTCCGACGACATGCGAGCGATTTTGCAGGAGATTCATCTGATGGAACGGGTGCAACACCCAAACCTCGTTACGTATTATGGCGCACGCCGTAGCGCAGTGGGTGTAGAGATAATAATGGAGTACGTGAACGGCGGGTCATTGGACGGGATCATTAGACGGCAGGGATCCTTACGTGAGAATGTAGTGCGGTCGTATGCTCGTGACTTGCTAGAGGGGCTCGCGTATCTGCATGATACTGCCCGTATTTGTCATAGGGACATCAAACCTGCCAATGTTCTTATCACCGCGGATGGTCGCTGCAAGTTAACAGACTTTGGTGTGAGTAAACTCATCGATGATACTGTCGGGATGCACACTACGGTGGGAACACCATGGTATATGGCTCCAGAAGTTGTCGATAGCGATAGGAATGTACCAAATGACACCGATGACTCCCCCGATGCCGGTGGCGGTGACTTTGATTATAGGAgcaacaatgataataaggggggaagtagctacacaacagcagcggatGTGTGGAGTTTAGGTGTTACCGTATACGAGATGATAAGTGGAAGGAAGCCGTTTGGGGGGAATATGAAAAATCCTGCTGCGGTGCTATTTGCGATAGTATCAAATAACTCAGGATCACCCCGCCTTCCAGTCAACTGCGAGGGGTCTCCCCTGTTGCAAGACTTTTTAGATCTTTGTTTTGTACGGGATCCGGCCCTTCGTCCGAGTGCAAGAGAGCTTCTTTCGCATCGATGGCTCGTTGATATACCAAGCCCAAATAAGATGAAACGCGCAAAAGGGAGTCTTTCTCTCTCAGGTGCAAACGCATGTAGCAACAGCAGGTCGGGGTCGGGCCCGGGCTCGCTTGAGAGACAATCGGGAACAGCAGATCCAAAGTTTGGTATGATGGACATGGCGGACCTTTTCTCCTATGTCACGGAGCTGGAGGGGTTATCTCAACCCATGTCACCACTAGTAACTAAAAGCAAGAAGCGACGGGAAAATTCTAATGGTGTTGCGGACCGTGGGAAAGATATTCAAGGGGGATTTTTTGCGTCCGATGGGCATTTTGTTGACTTAGCTATGCCGCGGCTTTTGTCCTCCCGGTCGAGTAAAGACCCAGAGTAG
- a CDS encoding acylphosphatase, putative, whose protein sequence is MPQTVDQVASSAQNNEGMIVRCHVFVRGRVQGVFFRKHTQKAAEEFGVRGWVRNLPDGRVELMAEGPKQQVANLVKWCNEGSPKSRVEGVDSTTEAEGIEYSFDTFEILR, encoded by the coding sequence ATGCCACAAACTGTAGATCAGGTTGCTTCTTCAGCACAAAACAATGAGGGGATGATCGTTCGCTGTCATGTTTTTGTGCGTGGCCGCGTGCAGGGCGTTTTTTTTCGGAAACACACCCAAAAGGCGGCTGAGGAATTTGGCGTGCGCGGTTGGGTCCGTAACCTTCCCGATGGGCGCGTGGAGCTGATGGCGGAGGGCCCGAAGCAACAAGTTGCGAACCTCGTGAAGTGGTGCAATGAGGGGTCGCCAAAGTCGCGCGTGGAAGGCGTTGACTCAACAACAGAAGCCGAAGGAATCGAATATAGTTTTGATACATTCGAGATACTGCGATGA